The Chitinophagales bacterium genome has a segment encoding these proteins:
- the dcm gene encoding DNA (cytosine-5-)-methyltransferase, translating into MNDFLTISETAKLLNKSTKTLRRWDEEGKLIAVREPMSNYRVYKKTEVEKLFVDFINKENIETASNFVQAEHEYKVLELFAGAGGLAVGLEKAGLKCEALNEIDKYACQTLRKNRPSWKVLEGDIKNFDFSNYKNIDVVTGGFPCQAFSYAGKRLGFEDARGTLFYEFARVVKEVNPPICIGENVRGLLNHDSGKTLQGMISILDEIGYTVVPVKVLKAINYKVPQKRERLIIVGIRKDINITFKYPKIHNKIYTLKDALKKGSLYDCKVPKSKGAIYPTSKKAVLDLVPPKGYWRDLPIEVQKEYMGGSFYLSGGKTGMARRIGWDEPCLTLTCSPAQKQTERCHPDETRPFTVREYARIQTFPDDWEFVGSLAQQYKQIGNAVPVNLACELGYSIVKFLNDYYKSSKPK; encoded by the coding sequence ATGAATGATTTTTTAACAATATCAGAAACGGCGAAACTACTTAACAAAAGTACAAAAACTTTGCGTAGATGGGATGAAGAAGGTAAGCTTATTGCCGTTAGAGAACCCATGAGTAATTATCGTGTATATAAAAAAACAGAAGTAGAAAAACTGTTTGTCGATTTTATAAATAAAGAAAATATTGAAACGGCATCTAATTTTGTACAAGCTGAGCATGAATATAAAGTGTTAGAATTATTTGCAGGTGCAGGTGGTTTAGCTGTTGGTTTGGAGAAAGCAGGATTAAAGTGTGAAGCACTCAATGAAATTGATAAATATGCATGTCAGACTTTAAGAAAAAATAGACCTAGCTGGAAAGTATTAGAAGGAGATATTAAAAACTTTGATTTCTCTAATTATAAAAATATAGATGTTGTTACTGGTGGATTTCCTTGTCAAGCATTTAGTTATGCAGGCAAAAGATTAGGTTTTGAAGATGCTAGAGGAACTCTTTTTTATGAATTTGCTCGTGTTGTTAAGGAAGTAAATCCGCCAATATGTATTGGTGAAAATGTGCGTGGTTTATTAAATCATGATAGTGGAAAAACTTTGCAAGGTATGATTTCTATTTTAGATGAGATAGGTTATACCGTTGTTCCTGTTAAAGTTTTAAAGGCAATAAATTATAAAGTTCCTCAAAAAAGAGAACGATTAATTATTGTGGGAATTAGAAAAGATATTAATATTACATTTAAATATCCTAAAATACATAATAAAATATATACTTTAAAAGATGCTTTGAAAAAAGGATCATTATACGATTGTAAAGTGCCAAAATCAAAAGGAGCTATATATCCTACAAGCAAAAAAGCTGTTTTAGATTTGGTTCCTCCAAAAGGTTATTGGAGAGATTTGCCAATTGAAGTTCAGAAAGAATATATGGGTGGTAGTTTTTATTTAAGTGGTGGAAAAACTGGAATGGCAAGAAGAATTGGATGGGACGAACCTTGTCTTACTTTAACTTGTAGTCCTGCTCAAAAGCAAACAGAAAGATGTCATCCAGATGAAACACGACCTTTTACAGTTCGTGAATATGCTCGTATTCAAACATTTCCTGATGATTGGGAATTTGTTGGTTCTTTAGCACAACAATATAAACAGATTGGCAATGCTGTTCCTGTTAATTTAGCATGTGAACTTGGCTATTCTATTGTAAAATTTTTAAATGATTATTATAAATCATCAAAACCTAAGTAA
- a CDS encoding winged helix-turn-helix transcriptional regulator: protein MFICLCHHMNNTTEISLVEKFEKAAVILKTVAHPARLAIIQMLKGGKTKMSVNEICEALEMEQSLVSHHLNNMKLRGILACERDGKQILYHLKEKDVYKVINCIESCNCNM, encoded by the coding sequence ATGTTCATATGTTTGTGTCATCATATGAATAATACAACAGAAATATCATTAGTAGAAAAGTTTGAAAAAGCAGCTGTTATTTTAAAAACAGTAGCACATCCAGCTCGTTTAGCAATTATACAAATGCTTAAAGGTGGAAAAACTAAAATGTCAGTCAACGAAATTTGCGAAGCGTTAGAAATGGAACAGTCTCTTGTTTCTCATCACCTAAACAATATGAAATTAAGAGGCATTTTGGCTTGCGAAAGAGATGGCAAACAAATTTTATATCATTTAAAAGAAAAAGATGTTTATAAAGTCATCAATTGTATAGAAAGTTGTAATTGTAATATGTAA
- a CDS encoding methyltransferase — MNCSGNTCNITTIPLDANFWNERWISQETGWDIQSVSPPLKNYIDTITNKNAAILIPGCGNAYEAQYLLENGFANITVIDISAQLCQKIISQFEQYIGKQLTIICGDFFNHYGKYDYILEQTFFCALNPTLRKNYVAHMHQLLNTNGKLAGVLFNTSFPNVDLPPFGGNKEEYIDLFQNQFQIKHMENCYNSIEPRKDKELFVELIKK; from the coding sequence ATGAATTGTTCTGGAAATACATGCAATATTACTACCATTCCTTTAGATGCTAACTTTTGGAATGAACGATGGATTAGTCAAGAAACTGGCTGGGATATTCAATCTGTATCACCACCACTAAAAAACTATATTGATACTATTACTAACAAAAATGCTGCAATTTTAATTCCAGGTTGTGGCAATGCTTACGAAGCACAATATTTATTAGAAAATGGGTTTGCCAATATCACAGTAATAGATATATCTGCACAACTATGTCAAAAAATAATTAGTCAGTTTGAACAATATATAGGCAAACAACTAACCATTATTTGTGGTGATTTTTTTAATCACTACGGAAAATATGACTACATCTTAGAACAGACTTTTTTCTGTGCTTTAAATCCAACATTACGAAAAAACTATGTAGCACACATGCATCAACTATTAAATACTAATGGAAAATTAGCTGGTGTATTATTTAATACTTCTTTTCCTAATGTAGATTTGCCTCCTTTTGGTGGAAACAAAGAAGAATATATTGATTTATTTCAAAATCAATTTCAAATTAAACATATGGAAAATTGCTATAACTCAATTGAGCCAAGAAAAGACAAAGAGTTGTTTGTAGAATTAATTAAAAAATAA
- a CDS encoding MBL fold metallo-hydrolase has translation MKVEQIYTGCLAEAAYYIESNGEVAIIDPLREVQPYIEKAKANNATIKYVLETHFHADFVSGHIDLAEKTGATIVYGPNAETGFDAHVAKDNEILPLGNIKIKVLHTPGHTMESTSYLLLDENDQPFCVFTGDTLFIGDVGRPDLAIKTNLTREDLAGHLYDSLHNKIMVLPDDVIIYPGHGAGSACGKNMSKETFSTLGEQKQNNYALKAENKAAFIKEVTTGLTTPPQYFPKNAMMNKQGYESIDSVFNKGLNALSADEFENIAEETHALILDTRNQDNYAQAHIPQSINIGIDGQFAPWVGALITDIKQPILIVCDEGRAEDVITRLARVGYDNTLGYLDGGIDAWKAANKETDAVDTISAADLASLVANNNNISILDVRKPSEYDAEHIVNAENKPLDYINDWMPNINHNDTYYIHCAGGYRSMTAASILKARGFHNLVDVTGGFNAIASTDIPKTAFVCPSTLK, from the coding sequence ATGAAAGTAGAACAAATTTACACAGGATGTTTAGCAGAAGCTGCTTATTACATCGAAAGCAATGGTGAAGTAGCCATTATCGATCCATTAAGAGAAGTACAACCGTACATAGAAAAAGCAAAGGCAAACAATGCTACAATTAAGTATGTATTAGAAACACATTTTCATGCAGATTTTGTTTCTGGTCATATCGACTTAGCAGAAAAAACTGGTGCTACAATTGTTTATGGTCCAAACGCAGAAACTGGTTTTGATGCTCATGTTGCAAAAGACAACGAAATCTTACCTTTAGGCAATATCAAAATTAAAGTATTGCACACACCAGGACACACGATGGAGTCTACTTCTTATCTTTTACTAGATGAAAACGACCAACCTTTTTGCGTATTTACTGGCGATACTTTATTTATTGGAGATGTAGGACGACCTGACTTAGCAATCAAAACTAATTTAACAAGAGAAGACTTGGCTGGTCATCTCTACGATTCGCTACACAACAAAATTATGGTTTTGCCAGATGATGTAATTATTTATCCAGGACATGGTGCTGGTTCTGCTTGTGGTAAAAATATGAGTAAAGAAACTTTTAGTACACTTGGCGAACAAAAACAAAACAACTATGCACTTAAAGCCGAAAATAAAGCAGCATTTATTAAAGAAGTTACTACTGGTTTAACTACACCACCACAGTATTTTCCAAAAAATGCCATGATGAACAAACAAGGTTACGAAAGTATTGACAGCGTTTTTAATAAAGGACTCAATGCTTTGTCTGCTGATGAGTTTGAAAACATAGCAGAAGAAACACATGCCTTAATTTTAGATACAAGAAATCAAGATAACTATGCTCAAGCACACATTCCACAATCTATTAATATAGGAATTGATGGACAGTTTGCTCCTTGGGTTGGTGCATTAATTACAGATATTAAACAACCTATTTTAATTGTGTGTGATGAAGGCAGAGCCGAAGATGTAATTACTAGATTGGCTAGAGTAGGTTACGACAATACATTGGGTTACTTAGATGGTGGAATTGACGCATGGAAAGCAGCCAACAAAGAAACAGATGCAGTAGATACTATAAGTGCAGCTGATTTAGCTTCTTTAGTTGCAAATAATAACAATATTTCTATTCTTGATGTTAGAAAACCAAGCGAGTATGATGCAGAACATATTGTAAATGCAGAAAACAAACCATTAGATTATATCAACGATTGGATGCCAAACATAAATCACAACGACACTTACTATATTCACTGTGCTGGTGGTTATCGTTCTATGACTGCTGCTTCTATTTTAAAAGCAAGAGGTTTTCATAACTTAGTAGATGTTACTGGTGGATTTAATGCCATTGCTAGCACTGATATTCCTAAAACAGCATTCGTTTGTCCATCAACATTAAAATAA
- a CDS encoding rhodanese-like domain-containing protein, producing the protein MINFIKNIFKDNSVNLKETLNNGAIIIDVRSKSEFASGHVPKSINIPLDQLQQNLKKLKKDAPIVVCCRSGNRSGMAKNILQKNGFTQVYNGGSWQNVKNNL; encoded by the coding sequence ATGATAAATTTTATAAAAAACATATTTAAAGATAACAGTGTTAATCTAAAAGAAACTTTAAATAACGGAGCCATTATTATTGATGTAAGAAGTAAATCTGAATTTGCTAGTGGACATGTTCCAAAATCAATTAATATTCCATTAGACCAACTACAACAAAATCTAAAGAAGCTTAAAAAAGACGCACCAATAGTAGTATGTTGCAGATCTGGAAATCGTAGTGGTATGGCGAAAAACATTTTACAAAAAAATGGATTTACACAAGTATATAATGGTGGAAGTTGGCAAAATGTAAAAAATAATTTATAA
- a CDS encoding YeeE/YedE family protein, translating into MLEFLKQPWAWYVAGPLIGLVVPTLLILGNKHFGISSSMRHICAACLPAKIPFFQYDWKKEIWNLFFVGGILMGGIIAATLLKNPNPVDINPKTFSMLQTWGVKDFSGLLPLDIFGTDKILSLTGLIFLVIGGFMVGFGTRYGGGCTSGHAIMGLSNLQWSSLVATCCFMMGGILVSNFILPLIFKMLQ; encoded by the coding sequence ATGTTAGAATTTTTAAAGCAACCTTGGGCTTGGTATGTAGCAGGTCCACTCATCGGATTAGTCGTTCCAACACTTTTAATCTTAGGCAACAAACACTTTGGTATTTCGTCGTCTATGCGACACATTTGTGCAGCGTGTTTACCAGCAAAAATTCCATTCTTTCAATACGATTGGAAAAAAGAAATTTGGAATTTATTCTTTGTAGGTGGAATTTTAATGGGTGGCATTATTGCAGCAACACTACTTAAAAATCCAAATCCAGTCGACATCAATCCAAAAACATTTTCTATGTTACAAACTTGGGGCGTTAAAGATTTTTCTGGTTTATTGCCTTTAGATATTTTTGGTACAGACAAAATTTTATCGCTTACTGGTTTAATCTTTTTAGTAATAGGTGGATTTATGGTTGGCTTTGGTACAAGATATGGTGGTGGCTGTACGAGTGGTCATGCTATCATGGGTTTATCTAATTTACAATGGTCATCATTAGTTGCCACTTGTTGTTTTATGATGGGCGGAATTTTAGTTTCTAATTTTATTTTACCACTTATATTTAAAATGCTACAATAA
- a CDS encoding YeeE/YedE family protein, which yields MNTINNNLQEEQDLELRELDAVCVNESHLQHPWWYNLKYTVVGILFGIIFVKAEVVSWFRIQEMFHFQSFHMFGIIGSAVVVGVISVALIKKFQGKSIYGEPIEFKDKVFNKGNIFGALIFGAGWAITGACPGPLFAQIGFGYFSAIITLLSAIAGTWVYGLIREKLPH from the coding sequence ATGAATACAATTAATAATAATTTACAAGAAGAACAAGACTTAGAACTCAGAGAATTAGATGCTGTCTGTGTAAACGAATCGCATTTACAACATCCTTGGTGGTACAACTTAAAATACACTGTGGTTGGTATATTATTCGGAATTATATTTGTAAAAGCCGAAGTTGTTTCTTGGTTTAGAATACAAGAAATGTTTCACTTTCAATCGTTTCATATGTTTGGTATAATAGGAAGTGCTGTTGTTGTTGGAGTTATTTCAGTTGCTTTGATTAAAAAATTTCAAGGAAAATCTATTTATGGTGAACCAATTGAGTTTAAAGACAAAGTGTTTAATAAAGGAAATATATTTGGAGCATTAATATTTGGAGCAGGTTGGGCAATTACTGGAGCATGTCCTGGACCATTATTTGCACAAATTGGATTTGGCTATTTTTCAGCAATCATTACTTTATTAAGTGCTATTGCCGGAACTTGGGTGTATGGTTTAATACGAGAAAAATTACCACATTAA
- a CDS encoding rhodanese-like domain-containing protein, which produces MYQDLEPIAFKQALEENNNAILVDVRTPAEIAENSIEGHIAINFMDPSFPQKILELDKDKTLFIYCRSGNRSGQACKFLSNKGYENLVNLKGGMLAWEDDF; this is translated from the coding sequence ATGTATCAAGATTTAGAACCAATTGCCTTTAAACAAGCATTAGAAGAAAATAATAATGCTATATTAGTTGATGTAAGAACACCAGCAGAAATTGCAGAAAATAGTATTGAAGGACATATTGCCATTAATTTTATGGATCCAAGTTTTCCGCAAAAAATTCTAGAATTAGATAAAGACAAAACACTTTTTATTTATTGTAGAAGTGGCAACAGAAGTGGACAAGCTTGCAAATTCTTATCAAACAAAGGATACGAAAACTTAGTCAACTTAAAAGGCGGAATGCTTGCTTGGGAAGATGATTTTTAA
- the trxA gene encoding thioredoxin yields MKDNFNNIISSNQAVLVDFFATWCGPCQQMPPILSQLKKLTGDKLRIIKIDIDKNQQLAQQYHVMSVPMLALFKNGKMLWRKAGAMPANVILNEINQYL; encoded by the coding sequence ATGAAAGACAACTTCAATAATATCATTAGTAGTAATCAAGCAGTTTTAGTAGATTTCTTTGCAACTTGGTGTGGTCCTTGTCAACAAATGCCACCAATACTCTCGCAGTTAAAAAAACTTACTGGCGATAAACTACGCATCATTAAAATTGATATAGATAAAAACCAACAGTTAGCACAACAATATCATGTTATGAGTGTGCCAATGTTAGCACTATTTAAAAATGGAAAAATGCTATGGAGAAAAGCAGGAGCAATGCCAGCAAATGTAATTCTCAACGAAATCAATCAGTATTTATAA
- a CDS encoding histidine kinase — MKRLFFSCILIYYCFVLFAQTDPFYINYTAKDGLPTDNIYSVFYNKGIIWFTTGLGVVKYNGKDFQTYNTSDGLSSNEVIKMHKDSKGRIWLLTLNGKPSLLINNTFYSYKNSKLLQQINGTGYILDFTEDDNQSISLSYRNGEVFEIDKDNIVRHWNSNLQSAWGIWNEDQQYFVISEGLIYEYPQKIYHKISDIKVPIRTFKHNKQIYVTGKNSIYIADKYNLKLLYTLQEDVEITYLYFEDDIIWICTKKGLYKLKQGTIQQHYFKEDIISGIVKDIENNYWITTLNRGVLFIPAMDVINHLKDIKITCLSVIDNKLWIGSYNNEYYTLYNNLINTYQLDNANKRKDRICAFRKINDAIFVVGKTGLQIIGKNKHSFIEVSGNDILALNNNFYYATTSLSKFPLNQLNKTFPYKIINNIILNRKTNVLCADNKQQIWIGTNNGLYYKQANDSIIFLGKNSEALSDLITTLYYDSTTQTLLVGTESNGILLIKNNKIILNINESNNLNSNSIYCITQLDRLTYLVGTINGLNKISINTNLSLRSVESYNSNFGLQNQSIRAIEVFNNKIYLGTNDGLISFPIVLLQKNYTKPICIINNILNNGKPIKNNTLKYNNNNIYIEYSGISYKDHGNVVYYYKFKEDKNNWTSTNSNTINFKKLPFGNYTFQIYCVNSQDIKSNIQSVSFKILPAFWQTIWFKIITISLILLIIFWMFKIRIKQINEKNKIEKEKIQAEKQIIELEQKALRMQMNPHFIFNALNTIKGYYAEGNATKANDFIAKFSKLLRKLLEQENQYSSLQDEIEMLQLYLYLTKIRYQNKFDFNITIDKNLNSNEIAFPFLLIQPIVENAILHGLAPKTEKGNLTIQFIKQNNHLLCTIQDDGIGRANAASRQQNKQSTSKAIDIVKERLQLFDSSSTFIITDLMEKNIATGTKVDIIIPIKKLNYENNYN; from the coding sequence ATGAAACGGCTGTTCTTTAGCTGTATCTTAATATATTACTGCTTTGTACTCTTTGCTCAAACAGATCCGTTTTATATAAATTATACTGCCAAAGATGGTCTGCCAACAGACAATATCTATTCTGTATTTTATAACAAAGGCATTATTTGGTTTACTACAGGACTTGGCGTTGTAAAATACAATGGAAAAGATTTTCAAACTTATAATACTAGTGATGGCTTGAGTAGTAATGAAGTCATTAAAATGCATAAAGATAGCAAAGGCAGAATTTGGCTATTAACACTAAACGGAAAACCATCTTTATTAATTAATAATACTTTTTATAGTTATAAGAATAGTAAATTGCTTCAGCAAATAAATGGCACTGGCTATATATTAGATTTTACTGAAGATGACAACCAAAGCATTAGTTTATCTTATCGAAATGGAGAAGTTTTTGAGATTGATAAAGACAATATAGTACGACATTGGAATTCAAACCTTCAGAGTGCTTGGGGAATTTGGAATGAAGACCAACAATATTTTGTTATATCAGAAGGTTTAATTTATGAATATCCACAAAAAATATATCATAAAATATCAGACATTAAAGTTCCTATCAGAACATTCAAACACAATAAACAAATATATGTAACAGGAAAAAACAGTATTTATATAGCAGATAAATATAATTTAAAACTACTGTATACACTACAAGAAGATGTAGAAATTACCTATCTATATTTTGAAGATGATATTATCTGGATTTGCACTAAAAAAGGATTGTATAAACTAAAACAAGGTACCATACAACAACATTATTTTAAAGAAGATATTATTAGTGGAATTGTAAAAGACATAGAGAACAATTATTGGATTACGACACTAAATAGAGGTGTTCTATTTATTCCAGCTATGGATGTCATTAACCATCTGAAGGACATCAAGATAACTTGTCTGTCAGTTATCGATAATAAATTATGGATTGGATCTTACAATAATGAATATTATACTTTATATAATAATTTAATTAATACATATCAATTAGACAATGCCAATAAACGAAAAGACCGAATTTGTGCTTTTAGAAAAATCAATGATGCTATTTTTGTTGTAGGAAAAACAGGACTACAAATTATAGGAAAAAATAAGCATTCTTTCATTGAAGTAAGTGGTAACGACATCCTTGCTTTAAATAATAATTTTTACTACGCAACTACTTCCTTGTCTAAATTTCCATTAAACCAACTCAATAAAACATTTCCATATAAAATAATAAATAATATTATATTAAATAGAAAAACGAATGTATTGTGTGCCGATAACAAACAACAAATTTGGATAGGTACAAACAATGGTCTATACTACAAACAAGCAAACGATAGCATTATTTTCTTAGGAAAAAACTCCGAAGCACTTTCCGATTTAATCACTACACTATACTACGATAGTACCACACAAACGCTCTTAGTAGGTACAGAGTCAAACGGAATATTATTAATAAAAAATAATAAAATTATATTAAATATTAATGAATCAAACAATTTAAATAGCAACAGTATTTATTGTATAACTCAACTTGACAGATTGACTTATTTAGTTGGAACAATAAACGGATTAAATAAAATTTCGATTAATACTAATTTATCCTTGCGTAGCGTAGAGAGTTACAATTCTAATTTCGGATTACAAAATCAATCTATTAGAGCAATAGAAGTATTTAACAATAAAATTTACTTAGGAACAAATGATGGTTTAATAAGTTTTCCTATTGTACTACTACAAAAAAATTATACTAAGCCAATCTGTATAATAAATAATATACTAAACAACGGAAAACCAATTAAAAACAATACACTTAAATACAATAATAATAATATTTATATTGAATATTCTGGCATATCTTATAAAGACCATGGCAATGTTGTATATTACTACAAATTTAAAGAAGACAAAAACAACTGGACATCAACCAATAGCAACACGATTAACTTTAAAAAACTACCGTTTGGCAACTATACCTTTCAAATTTATTGCGTTAATAGTCAAGATATAAAAAGCAATATTCAATCTGTTAGTTTTAAAATACTACCAGCTTTTTGGCAAACAATTTGGTTTAAAATAATAACTATATCACTAATATTATTAATTATTTTTTGGATGTTTAAAATCAGAATAAAGCAAATCAACGAAAAAAATAAAATAGAAAAAGAAAAAATACAAGCAGAAAAACAAATTATAGAACTAGAACAAAAAGCATTGCGAATGCAAATGAATCCACATTTTATTTTTAATGCACTCAATACCATTAAAGGATATTATGCAGAAGGCAATGCTACAAAAGCCAACGATTTTATAGCCAAATTTTCAAAACTACTCAGAAAGCTTCTAGAACAAGAAAATCAATACAGCTCGCTTCAAGATGAAATTGAAATGTTACAACTATACTTATATCTAACAAAAATAAGATATCAAAACAAATTTGATTTTAACATTACTATAGATAAAAATCTTAATAGTAACGAAATTGCCTTTCCATTTCTATTAATTCAACCAATTGTAGAAAATGCAATACTACATGGCTTAGCTCCAAAAACAGAAAAAGGAAATTTAACGATACAATTTATTAAACAAAACAACCATTTACTATGCACTATTCAAGACGATGGAATAGGAAGAGCCAATGCAGCATCACGACAACAAAACAAACAAAGCACTTCAAAAGCTATTGATATTGTAAAAGAAAGATTACAACTTTTTGACAGCAGTAGTACATTTATTATTACCGATTTAATGGAAAAAAACATTGCTACAGGAACAAAAGTGGATATTATAATACCAATTAAAAAATTAAATTATGAAAACAATTATAATTGA
- a CDS encoding response regulator transcription factor, whose product MKTIIIDDEIQAISALKSDIEKHCPELNIIASANSVATAIRLITDLQPDLIFLDIQLNDGNGFYILDAVKHIPLQVIFTTAYSQYAIKAIKQSALDYLLKPIDAEDLIVAVNKALELPKQNYLQQQVEILKQEINQIHTDKKIVLKDNKSIYFVKTSQIIRCEANGAYTIIHLHNEPKIVVSKLLKELEQMLQTHSFIRTHHSHLVNLQYIKQIDKQDGGFIILSDGSEIPIAQRKKEFVMQYLINNH is encoded by the coding sequence ATGAAAACAATTATAATTGATGACGAAATACAAGCAATTTCTGCATTAAAATCAGACATAGAAAAACACTGTCCAGAGTTAAACATCATCGCATCTGCCAATAGTGTTGCCACAGCAATTAGACTAATAACCGACTTACAACCTGATCTCATTTTCTTAGACATACAACTCAACGATGGCAATGGTTTCTACATTTTAGATGCAGTAAAACACATTCCACTACAAGTAATATTTACTACAGCATACAGCCAGTATGCCATAAAAGCAATAAAGCAAAGTGCCTTAGATTATTTACTAAAACCAATCGATGCAGAAGACCTAATTGTAGCAGTAAACAAAGCATTAGAGTTGCCCAAACAAAATTATTTACAACAACAAGTAGAAATTCTAAAACAAGAAATCAATCAAATTCATACAGACAAAAAAATCGTATTAAAAGATAACAAATCTATTTATTTTGTAAAAACCAGTCAAATTATTCGCTGCGAAGCCAACGGAGCATATACCATCATTCACTTACACAACGAACCAAAAATTGTAGTCAGCAAGCTACTCAAAGAGTTAGAGCAAATGTTGCAAACACACAGTTTCATCAGAACACACCACTCGCACCTAGTCAACCTACAGTACATCAAACAAATCGATAAACAAGATGGCGGATTTATCATACTTTCCGACGGAAGCGAAATACCAATAGCACAACGCAAAAAAGAATTCGTTATGCAATATCTCATCAATAACCATTGA